In Bacteroides cellulosilyticus, the genomic stretch TTTACTTTATTAATTAAAGAAAATATGATGGCATTTTGCATGATAAGTACTTTTTTAATTGGTGCTTTTATGTATATCAGAAATATGCGTATACTGGCTAAGCGAAAACAATATGTACGGCTGGCGGTTTTGGGTATTTGCGTAGTTGCTTTGTATCTGCTTATGGGTATTATGATATATAATTTGCTGAAATAGTATATTTGTTATTTAGAGATTTTTATTATGAAAGAAAGTCTATGTGTTAATAATATTCTTTTATGCATATGTGCAATGATATTGTTTTCATGTGCTGCGGAGAAGGCTGTCTATTCTTGTAATACAAAGGTTTATGCTGTTAATTTTGACACGATAAAAATGAAACATGATTTTTGTTATTCCAACCTGTTCGATTCTGTTACAATAATAAGATTGGATAATGCTCAAGTAATGATTGGCAGTATCGATAAAATGGATTTATATAAGGATAAGTTGATTATTTTAGATGAAAGGATGGCAAAGGGCGTTTTTGTTTTTGACAAAAGAGGAAACTTTGGAAAAGATCGACAAACAATACCTGCAGGTATATGAATCTATTGTAGAGGAAGATAATCCTATATTAGTAGTGTATGAATTGTCACATCGAAATTAGTTAATATATACCTCTAAATTGTTTCGGGATTAAACCATAATAACGCAAGGTACTATAGCACTTACAATGAATTATTGTCTGTCAAAATCAGCGTAATAGCGTTTTTTTGAAGGTCAATAGAAGTACAGCTAAACTATAAAATCAGTCGTTTCGGTATAGTTTCTGCTCTTTTTGTTCCGTTTGCCAAATTTAATTAGGTATCTTTGCACTAAAAACAATATCATCTCATGAATAGGATTAAGGAATTTTAGGAAGCAAGAGGCATGAGCCAAACAGATTTAGCGTATAAATTAGGCAAAATTTTCAATATGGTCAATCTTTCTTTATGCGACCAACAAGGTACAACCGCCTATACCTGTTCTATATGAGATAACGAACATTATAAAAGTGGATGTAAGAGAGTTATTAGTTTCCTTTAAATGAAACAATCATTATGGTAAAGAAAGAAGTTAGTACTATAATTTTGTACATTTAAAGAGATATAAAGAATCTACTCTTCTGCCTCAGATTCCGTCGTTAATACTAATATATTTTAATCAGCATATGAAATCATTTGAAGATTACAAAAATGATGCACCAAATCAGATTACCATGGCAAATGGTGCATTTTATCCTGATATTTTAGTCCAAGCGTGTGAACTATATAAGCCGGTATTAGTATATTTTGGTCAGCTTCTTAAAGTATCTCCTTCTTCAGAGATGCTTCTTAAGGAGATAACAAAACTAACCCAAACTTGGATGAGAATTCAATTACTTCGTGTATTTAGAAAATACGTTTCTCCTGACACTTCTGTTGAAATGCTTAAATCAAAGAATAAAATTCCAATGGTTTGCATTACTTTTGGAAAAGATTTTAGGCCGATTAATATTGTACAGAAGAAATTTAATGAAAGGCCGTTGCCAGACGAAGCGTTATGTGCAATATTGTGGGAATATAAAGATAGGGGACAAAAGGGGTATTCACTGACAGAAAACTTTTTCGACATGTTTCAGTCAAAATTTCCGAATTATTCCATAGAAGGTCCCAAAAGAGCAGGAGCTGATGTTCAATTAAAAAACGTTTTTCCTGATTATCCAAATCCTACAAGGCCTGTTGATTTTGTTATTAGAGATGCAAAGAAAAATGTTCTAGCTATTGGTTTAGCCAGATATGATAGTGACCGAGGAGGTGCGCAAGAAGATGACCGAACAGGCGGATATAATAATTGTGCTAAAGAGATTTTAGCGTACACATCAAAGAGGGGACTTAAAACAAAAGTGATATTTCTAAATGATGGGCCTGGTTTATTGCTAGGTTCTATGTGGGATGATTATTCGAAACTTGAAAAAATAAATTCAGATAGAATAATGGTTTTGACTCTCCGAATGCTTGATGAGCGTTTGACAGAAAAATGGTTGAATTTTTAATTCATTAATTATGGCGGTCGGCATAACATCAAATACGTGTTCAACAATCTCTTCTATATCGCTTGTTCCAAAAGACCAAATTCGGTTTAGATGTACAAATGATTATAGTGGAGATTTAATCAAAAGACTATATCACGCAGACAATTTAGATGTACTCAATTATCTTATCAAAGATGAAAATGTATGTGGAAAAGTAGACTTGATATACATAGATCCTCCGTATAATACAGGTGGTGCTTTTGAAACGAGGGATTTAAAACATGCATATAACGATAATTTTACAACCGAAGGATATATTAGGTTCATGGAAGCTAGACTTCTTTTAATGCACAAATTGTTATCTCCTTCTG encodes the following:
- a CDS encoding 6-bladed beta-propeller, whose product is MKESLCVNNILLCICAMILFSCAAEKAVYSCNTKVYAVNFDTIKMKHDFCYSNLFDSVTIIRLDNAQVMIGSIDKMDLYKDKLIILDERMAKGVFVFDKRGNFGKDRQTIPAGI
- a CDS encoding bstEII yields the protein MKSFEDYKNDAPNQITMANGAFYPDILVQACELYKPVLVYFGQLLKVSPSSEMLLKEITKLTQTWMRIQLLRVFRKYVSPDTSVEMLKSKNKIPMVCITFGKDFRPINIVQKKFNERPLPDEALCAILWEYKDRGQKGYSLTENFFDMFQSKFPNYSIEGPKRAGADVQLKNVFPDYPNPTRPVDFVIRDAKKNVLAIGLARYDSDRGGAQEDDRTGGYNNCAKEILAYTSKRGLKTKVIFLNDGPGLLLGSMWDDYSKLEKINSDRIMVLTLRMLDERLTEKWLNF